The stretch of DNA ATTTTGGCCTGGGTGCTCTTACATGGGGCTTTAGAAGGGGTGGTAGTAGAGGTGAAAGACATGCTTACTGGTTCTGCCCCGGTCGGAGCATTGTGTCCACCTCATGGAGAGTGGTCACCCTAGGGGGGTTCGGGGGACTGTTCGGGGGTTCTacaatctcgtctaccGAGCTGAGTGTCGCACCGTCGTGGAAAACTTTGAAGTGGCATGTAGACAGGAATGTCGGGCACCTCCCGTCAATGAACTTTGCTACCTCCTGAGAAGgcagccagcagagtctGTTCTCCGACCTGTCCGGGTTCAGGATTTGCACCGGAACCTCGCTCGAGGCGGTCTGGAAGACCGCAATGTGCTTCTTGCCGAGCGTGGTGTGAGAGGGCTCGCCAGAGAaactggaggtggtgtgccctcctcggggtcggCCCTCGTGGATACTTCCGGGggggggttgtgtttggttggtCGTGTTGGGACTGGTGTGGTCGTGGGGAaggccgttgttggtggcctcggtgtTAAGCGGGGTAGCGGGGGGAAGAAACTGGGTGACATCAGGGGCTACTTCAGGGTGAGCAAGTGCGTCAGGCTGGGTGTCAAAGCCGTTCATGGATACGTCAGCCTGTTCCGTTTCCTGGTCGTCGGGAACTGTGTCTTCCTCGGAGGcggggatgttgatgggTAGATTCTGAgttccatgctgctggttcgTAGAGGGCAGCTGGTTAGTTTgctcggtctcttcgggTGTGTCCTCTCCGGTTTTGTCGCTCAAGACTTCAAAGTTGTAGTAAGATCGGAGGGGCTTCTGACCGGTGGGTTGGGGGGACGTGTCTCGAGTCCGTCTATGTCTAGGGGACTTAGTGCCGACGGTCTCCCACTGGTGAGTAGCAGGCGTGTGGTGGAACTTGCGAGTTTGGACCGGGGGCTCCACGGTGGATGGGGCATGGATGGAAGCAAGGGCTTTACCTCTCTGTGGGAGGGTACCCTGGTGAGCGCGGGTGCGGAAGATCTTGGGAGTGACCATGTCTTTCTCGGGGCAGGCCTCCCGGATGTGCTTAGTGCTCTTGCACTTAACACAGATGTTATCGCCGTTGGCGAAGTGCATCTtgatcaactttgagccGGTAAGCCTAGCCTTGGTGGGATCCAGGTTGACGAAGAAGTCGGGGATGGTCTGGGGCAGGGTGGAGCCTAGGAGAGCACGAACTGCGATCACAGGACCCGAGATGTTCTGATGGTTGGCAGAGGTCATCAGAAGGGTGCCACTCAAGAGGGAGGAACCTGGAATGGCCTGATCAATGTCTACGTCgaactggttgagaatAGCGTTGAGGTGGATCTTGAAAGCATCCTCCGTCTGacgctccatcttcatgtacGAGGGTAGGTTGAAGTAGTAAAGTACtcttcgtccagcagggtTAGCCGAGCCCTTCCTCATGATGCGATAATCTTGAGTATTGGcctcaacaatgagactaactgtctccagaatgacagcCATTCGTTGTTCGTGGGGGTCAGTGAGGGCGTCCGACGTCAGGTAGTGCCAACCATTTCCCACTTGGTAGCAGTCTTCAGGGTCCTGTTCTAAGTTAATCTGGTCGATCAGGTGGGGGACGATGTCTAGGTTGTGCCTGGACAGGTCAAACTCCGCCAGACCAACCTGacccttgatctcgtcgaacTTTTCGATGACGCCCTCGAGGACACTGATggtgtccttctcgtcgacttCAGCGGCGTTATCGAGGTGCTCGAGGAACATGGAGATAGGAAGATTCCAATCAGGGGTGGCGGAGCGGTCAAGAGCTCTTCGGAAGAAGTTTTCCTTGCTGGCTACATAGGACACGTTGAAACGGCCGGAGGTATGCCTACCATTCGGCGCCGCAAGGGGCTCCGAAattcgctccttgttgaggttgaattTGAGTGTGGAGGGGTTCGATGTCAGGAGAGCCTTGACTTCGGCCTTGCTCTTCCAGGCGTTGAGGGTGATattgttgtcgttttttttgtcgtttttgtcgtttttgtcgttttttttgttgttttcatcgtttttgtcgtttttttggattttttcaatgtcggtTTGGTTGGGGGTTTCGGTTGAGGtggctccatcacctcgcGATAAATCAGGAGGTGGGGGGTTCGGAGCGCCCAAGGAGTTACCCGCCGAAGCTTGGGCTTGCGCTGTTTCCATGGTGAACGTTTTTTCTGGTCGCGCTCGATTAATATATTCATTTTAATTATAATTTTTGAAAGTATTGTTTCAACTATATAAATCTTACTTGAACCACCAAGTATTATTGTAACTGTTCAGAATCAATAAagtgagaaaaaaagaagaaaaaaaagaaagaaaaaaaaaggacaTGTATTCAGATTTTGGTAAAGAATTGCATTGATTGCGGGCAAGGAAAAATATCACTACAGATCACTTGCTGGTTACAGATCACTTGCTGATTACGGGTCCTGAAGCAATCATCTGAAATGGGTCCGTGGCAGCGCAAGTATCTTAGCAAGTCTACGAGGAGATCGCGGAGATATTGATAGACACGTGTTTCCCCCGGCCATGGTATGGTTCTATTCATCCTCTTgggttgctgttgctgtgcTACCTGGACTAGTGGTCGTGTGGGTTGATGCCGCGTGGGTGTGCCGTGAGGGTTGACCAAGGGTAGGAATGACCTGTTTATATAATGAACAGTCTGCATCTGCGGTCCACATGATTTGATACAATAAATGTGTCTTCTTAATTGTGCTGAGATAGCGGTTTTGAGCGTTATTCAGTGGAAATGTAATAAATttctgatgatgatgggTTTGTCTGCATCTGCGAGATAACCTGGAGTGTGAGAACCCTGTTGGTGGTAGTGCTAGCGGGAAGACTACGTGACTGTTGTTTCACTGGGCTCGAGCGGATGATAGTGTTATCCGTTTATATGCCTGgaagttcaagtacagtactcaAACATGATCGTATCAAAACGGACTTTGGTCGCTGACATTGTTGGCTTCTTTCGACAAGCAGCCGCCTTTCAAAGTGGTACTACGCTCCTAATTCCAATAGAAAAGCAACAAAGAACACTGTCGGTCTTTCGAGGTGGGCGGTCGAGCAGCCAACTCATTATAACTCCGTCTAAGACCCCGTTTCGAGAACTTCGAGGGGGGTGGGGTCGATGAGGGGATACTCTAGAGTTATACCCGGATGTCCCACCACCTCTCCTCTTCGGGGCTATCCTCTGAGACATTTATCTGTTGAGTGGGTGCTTTGGTGACTGTTTCAGCTGTTCAAACGAGTACCCCGTGTATTCTAGACACTGCACTGATCAATCTACCCCAATCTGTTGAGGGTCATCTTTTGGGACGCTGCCAAGTCGACATGAGTCGGAAAGTCGACTTTTGGAGACTCTGGAAAGTAGCCATTGACTTTGTATAGCTCTCTTTGCGGTCCAGACTGGTGTTGGCTCCTCTTCGCTGCACTAGCGGGGATGGACAAGTACCAAACTGAGATGTGAGGAAGATAGAGAAGTCGGAACCAGGAGAACAGACGGTAGTTGTTTCATATATCAAAAATCAGTGGTTCAAACCTCTTTCATTTAGTTTCATGGAGTCAAATCAGGTCTCCCTAGGTTCATCACACTGTCTCTCCTACCCACCTAATGCACCTATGGAGCTATAATGGTTGCACTCCTCGTCAAGCCGTGCGGGGACAGAGTACACTTTAGCACCATAAAAcgagctacttgtagtcatAATGCTCGTCGGTTGTATGTCCAGTCAAGTAAACCAAGAACCTGGGGGGTTGGGGATGTCTTGTTGACGGGTTACTAGTCAAGCCTGCGAGTGCATCTGGCGTGATGGGTTGTTTTGGGGGCTATGAAGTCATAATGAGAACTTCCTTAGCATCATTTCCCATTCTGTCACATATGGGTCAAGTCCAGTATTGTCTTCTCCGTGCCTTTTTAGTCCATAATGGTCGACTAAGAGATGTGACATGCTCCGGTGCCTTGCTCGCCATCTAGTCTATATAACCACATCTGTAGAAGCTAGCTACTGCGAGATAACGCGCCCAATATCGAAATGTTCTGGAAAAATATGAAGAATGAACCGCCTCAGGTTCTCAACTGGACTCTGTGGCTTGCGGTGATCGTTTTTGGAAGTCTGGGGTCCGTCCGAGGCCTGGATGAAGGCCTGATTTCCGGAATCACGTCTCAAGCATCATTTGAAAGCCAGTTCAAGCTCAAAGACCCACTCAAAAGCAAGTCGCAACAGGATGATGAGCTTTCCAATATCACCGCCATGGTCCAAATTGGCTCTGTCGGAGGTGCCATGATTGCCATGCTCATACAGGACAAGATTGGCAGAATTCGATCTCTCCAAGAGATGCTCATTCTGTGGACGGTGGGAGTCATCATCGAAGTCACTTCATACTCCCAGGGCCAAATGCTTGCGGGAAGACTCATTGCCGGTCTCGGCATTGGCCAGTCTGTGGTCATTGGACCGACATACCTGGCCGAGGTGTCTCCAAAGAACGTCCGTGGACTGTGCACGTGCATCTTTTCGGGCTCCGTCTATCTCGGAGTCATGTTAGAGTACTTTGCCAACTACTCCACCTCCATGCACATGCCGGCTACTAGCAGAAACCAATGGGTGGTACCGGTATCCATTCAGTTCATCTTTGCGGGTCTGTTGTTCATTGGCTCGTTTTTTGTCCATGAGTCTCCCAGATGGCTAATGAAGATAGGCAAGGATGAAGAGGCTATCGAGACACTGTCAAAAATCAGAAACCTGCCAGCAGACGATCTCTACGTCCAGGGAGAGATCATGGATGTCAGAGAACAGATTGAACGTGAGAAACAGGCTCTCAGTGGAACAAACATCTTTTCTCTCATGAAAGAACTGGTATCTACAAAGGCCAACAGATATAGACTGTTTCTGGGAATCATggtccagcttctcggtCAATGGTCGGGGGCTAATGCTGTGACGGTCTACTCTCCAAAGTTCTTCTCCATGCTCGGAATTCCATCCAAAATAGACCAGATGATGTACACCGCAATTTTGGGAGTCATAAAACTCGTTTCCGCCCTCTCCTGTGCCTTGTTCCTTATTGATACCATTGGAAGACGACGATCCCTCTATACAGGCATCTGTCTTCAGTTTGTCTCCATGTTATACTTGGGTATCTACCTTGCGATTGTTCCAGCCAAAACAGGAGTGGAGAGAACCCCATCTCAGAGACatgctggagcagcagctaTTGCGGCCATTTACCTGTCGGGTTGCGGATGGGCTCTGGGCTGGAATTCCATTCAGTATCTCATCAACGCCGAGATCTACACGGTTAGACATAGATCCCTGGCTTCTGGCATCATCATGACTTTCCACTTTGCCAACCAGTACGGAAATTCCAAGGCTCTTCCATACATGAGAGCTGGCATCACCGATCATGGTACCATGTTCTTTTTCGCCGGCGTCTTGCTTCTGGGTTTCGCTTGGTCTTGGTTCTTCCTTCCCGAGGTCTCTGGACGATCCCTGGAAAGTATCGATGAGATGTTCTCATTGCCGTGGTACGTTATTGGTCGACGCGGTCACAAGATGATTCCAGAAACCTCTGCCACTGTTCACTTGCGTCAGGAAGAAGACTCTGAGAGCAAGAAGGGCGGTGTTGTGATGGTGGAGTCGTGttagagagagagagagagagagagacgagCGTAGTGTACCTGAAATAGCTTGAGTAGTTGATTAATAAACCGCTGTCGTTTAATGGAATGTCCATTGGAGAAGGAATGATTCCACCATGACCATGTCTGGTTGAACTGCTATAGTAAGTTAACTAAATTTTCAACAGTTAGTTGTAATTTGTTGGCCACTTTAGACATGCACTCTGACTAGAAAAAATCGACTACAATTCGAATGCGAAAAGTGTTAGTCAGAAGCAGGTtaagtacaatacatatCATTTACCATTGTAGAGGAAACATGCCATTGGGGTAGTAGTCAGACACCAAACGACCTGTTTGGATGTGTCTTGACCGAACTGAATGACCCATGCTCAGAGGAAACGATTACATCAAATCTACCGTTGAAGGCTTGAGACATTGTTCAAGACGTCTGCTGCGACTCATATCGTGGAATATGAACAGGAAAACGacaacaagaagatcaCAACCCTTGCCAGACTTACTGATCGTTCTTACGTTTCAAAGGGATCATAAGTAAGAGTAAAAACTTGGGTAAAGGCAATCAGTTCGGTTGAATGGACTACCACCCCCTAAGCAACCATCACATCACTTTTAGAACCTCTGATATCCTTTAGATGAGGAGGTGAGCCCCTTGCATCAACTATAGTGTGAAGAACTGCAATCAAATCGATCAAAAAAGATAACAGCACATATTCAACATGTCCAATCAATTTCATTCATGAATTAAACCCCTCCTTCACATCCACCAACCCACAGAGTCatttgttttgttttgttttgttttgttttgttttttttcgtttttttgttttttgtattttgtattttttgtattttgtattttttaATTCAAAGGGAAACATCCTTGTAGAGAACTGAACGAAACAAGTCTGGAGCGCTTGTCGAATAACCACAATAAAACGGAAACCTCCTCGTATGACTGCTTACAATCAACAAATCAACTCCGTGATTAATCCAAGCTCCGCACTCCCCGCAAAACTTTCTCCTGAGCTCTCCCCCTCTTGGTGGTGCAGTCAGGCTGTACCTGTACCCCCATTTAATGGATGTACACTATCAAAGCAAATGAGACTTCTAAGACGCACTCCATGAAACAAATAATACCTCCACTTGTTCCATACTTATCACCCTCAGTCTTTGTATATCTCCTCTTATATCACGAACACAAACGCAAATGTACACATCCTGTATGAATAGATTATCAATTACTGTATGATCCGGCGGGGCTCACGCCATTCAGCCGATTACTATTGCTGTCGCAAAGCCGAGCAATGCTATAAATAAATGCTTTTCCGCGGCCACCAGATGTCCGGTGCCTCGTACACTGCTGATACTCAAATCGAATACCGCAGTCAATGCCTTCCTGGTCATGGAGACCAGTTCTGGCAAAACGCCAAAGGCGGGATATCTCAAAGTCCTGCGCGCACATGTCCGTGGAGCGTCACTTCCATCACACGGCTGGATCACGACTTGGTTCATTGTCGCAATTACATAAACATCATCCGAGTCTGTCGCTTCTCGACAACCTGACTGGCCCCAACATGCTTGTCACACAACGGCACTCCGTCAACCGTGTAGTACTCGTCGTGACAAAGCGAGTCGCCACAAGTGGCACACACAAGACACGAGGTGTGATATCTCAGCAACAATCCAGCGTCACCACTAGTTGTCTCCAGACACTCACCCTCAATGCCCTGACCACATCCCGAACAAAtggagttgttggtgtggtggtAGCACTGTTGGCAGTATGGCCAGTCGTCATGAATGTAGAACTCGAGTCCCTCAGTGCTGGggaagtcgtcgtcgcaTCCGTGGCACTTGAAGCATTCTCTGTGCCATCGCCCAGAAAGCGAATCCTTGGCAGAAACGGCTTTGCCCACAATCATTTGGTTGCAGCCTCGGCAGGGCGTCTTTcgcttctttttcttgccGCCATTCTCAGAGGAAGACGTTTTGCTCTCGAATGTGAACGACGTGTCGGTCGAGTCAGGCTGGTACTCCTGCACAGGCATCAGCGACATGGAGGACGAATGACACGAGTCCATGGGCGTGGTAGCGCTAGTGTTGATGCTCATGTTAGACAGCGACGAGTCTATGGAGTCCTTGGAAGACCGAGAAGACGAGCTGGCATGTGTCTGTGAATAGGTGTAGCCCTGGTCCGAGCTGGCGTGTGACATATGCACGTCGTTGGCACGTGACATGTCATTGTCACTCGACTCCACCCGTGCGAGCGGTGAATGGCTGTACTGGGGCTGCGACTCCAGCTGTCTGCTGGGAGGGTTGGGCATGACCGAGTTCCGGGTCACAGGGTCGTCCGAGTCTGAGTAGATGGACGAGCACGAAGACAGCGGTCGGTCGGGCAACGGGCTGTTGGGAGGCAGGTAACCGGGgatctggagatgatgggGGTGGTCCGATGACGGCTCGCCCGCTGAGCTGGGCGGCGTCGCGAGATTCGACACGCCAAATGTCTTGTCGGAGAACGACTTGGCACCTGGCATATTGCCGAAGCTCGTTTTGGGCTCTACGTTGAGGCCCTTGGTTTCGATACTGAGGCCTCTGGTGTGGCTGATTGTCGAATTGTCCAGCTTGAAGCCGTTGTTTTTGAGATAGTCCGAGGCGTTGCTGTTTGATCTGGGCGCCGTGTAACTTGCGCTGTCGTGGATGTCGATATCGGGGACGGGCTCCGAATGATCAACCTTGGGCTTGCCGGACGCCATGCTCTGTTTTCGTCTCAGCGACATGGGAGGTGCCACGGGCGCTGCTGGCGAGATTGGCGACTCGGGCTTAGTTGTGTCGATTCCCAATCCGACGAGatgctgatgctgttgttggtggtggtggtggtgggggtgctgctgctgctgctgctgctggttccGTTTCTCCATCTCTGACAGACCCAGAATAGACACCTCGGACGAGTTCATATGCGAATAGGGTCCGTTTTTGTACGAGCGCTGGGATCGCTGGGATCGGCCGCTCTTGATGGAAGAGGCGTATCCAGCCCGTTGCTGGCCCTCCCGGTTCACCTCGAATCCAGCCCGCTCGTAGACGCTCTTGTACTGGACGCCGGGCACAAACTTAGGGAAGGCGTTGTCGAAGTTTGAGCGCGAAGAAGCCGACAAGGGCGACGTGAGAGAAGAGTGGATGGACGAGGCTGACGAGCCTCCATACTGAGAAGAGGCGTATCCGCGGGACTGGAAGTCTCGGAAGTCCGTGTTCACGTTGAGAGGTTTCATTGTGCgtcttgtgtgtgtgatcAATGAGTGTGTGTCGGAGTTGTTTTTCGTCTGTTCGGACCTCTGTGTTTCCGTTCGTTGGTGGGtgagtacttgtaccgtaACTTGTCTGTCACTAGTGTGAGTCGTGTCTGAGTCgcgtgtctgtgtctgtgtcacttgtTTGGgtcgtgtctgtgtcacttgtCTGTGTGCAGTCTGGTCGTGTCGAATCTCTGCCGTCTATCGAATCTCTGCCACGTCCTCAACCTATACCAACGCTCAAGATGTCAGGAGTACGTTGTTCCAGGTGTCTATGTTAGGTGTGTTTTTGAAGTGGGATTTTACAGTTAGGCTTTAGAGTTGCGACTGCAGATTTAGTTGCGTTTTACACTTTTTGCCTGGAATGTAACAAGCACTCGCTCGCGACTTTGACTTTGTCTAAACGCAAAGTGCTAGAAAACGAGAGAGGGGGTGAAAAGGAGTTAGGGGCGGTGATGGGGTTCAAACGGTTATATTGTACCAGGTCGAGTACcagtgttgttgttgttgttgttgtggtggtggtggtggtggtgggtaGGTCCTCGCCAGGAAAGCCTAGGTACAACACGTAACTACTTGCCTCTTCTCTCGACTGCCAAGGTCTCGTAGATGTAGGGGAATGGTAGGCAACATGGAGTACAGTGTCTTGGATATGATATGGCAGAAAGATGGGTGGTGTCTTGGTCTCTTCGGTTACCATCTGACGGTGCGTTTGAGGTGCAGTGAGTGTTTGAGAGTGTCGGTGGAGGGGTTCTTTCAGGATACATTTTCTGATCTTGCGTGTGTACAGTGATACAACTACGAGTGCAAGTGCAgtacacagtatgtacagtacaagaatTCGAAACGTGGgtaaaaaagaaagaaaaactGCTGTTTATTCATCGTCAGAGAACGTCCAAAACAATTGCACCGGAAACTAAATCCCCCAGTTTCAATCTCCACTCAATTGTACCCTTGTTGGTCAAACTATACTAAGGAACATACTGTAGGGAACACCTACCATGGGCGGAAATACAGCCCGACCATGGAGACGTTGAGAGGCTCAAAAAGACGTGGGAAACTTTTGAAACGGTTTCACCGGGCCCGCAAAGATCCTGTTTCAAactccacgtgactcttccacactctctacaagtataaaCCAATTGACATATGCAGACCAGCCTCGCTTACGCCGTTTTTCCTGACACCCCCTAACTCTTGTAGGCGGTCCAGACTGGCCTAATCGAGCCCCATGTTAGTCCAGAAGACTGTTCCGTGCCATTCTTAGAGTCTTCGACAACCCCGCTGGTGGCATTTCGGGTTCTAGTACCCCTAcgcgtacttgtagtcgcTCTTGCACGGCTGCTCCGGTTGTATCATATTCGGCAGCCATGTATCATGATGTGCGTGTGCGTCGGGTCAATCGTCCCAAGCGGGAGGAgatgagcagcagaggagGATCAATGGGATGGTTTGggtattgtacaagtaacgGGTGAGTGCAATGATCAAATCATGTCCAGGCGCTACTGGATATGTCCAGTTTTGCTGTCACTCTTACCACCGGCCGGTTAACCTAATAGGGCAAGATGATACACAGTAGGCCATGAAAACACCAGAGATATGGCGCTTAGTCTGATGAAATTGCACTACTTTttgtgtgcttgtactgtatgtacttgtacttgggcCATGGTTCATGTTTTATTCGCACTCCTAGAGAGATACAGTACGAGGGGACTTACGAGGGAGCTGAGGAGAGCTACAGGGAGATCTGAGAAGAGCTGAGAGCTGAGGAGCTGAGAGCTGAGGAGCTGAGGAGCTGAGGAGCTGAGGAGCTGAGGAGAGCTGAGGAgagctacgagtacacggtacaagtaaagCACGAGAAGAGCTGTAGAAGAACACAAGAGCACGAGAAGAACACGAGAAGAACACAAgagcagtacaagtagagcaCAAGAAGCGCACGAGAAGCTGTAGAAAAGCTGCAGAAAGCTGCACCACTTACTCTAGTCATACGTATTATATTCCAAGCAGGGAAAACTAAACACAGCACAagtacctacagtacgtacCTACCTGTACATtgtccttgtactcgtatcgtGTTCTTACACTTCTACATTTGTCTGGATACAGCAATCAAGTATGTGCGAGCAAAAAAGGGTTAGTGGAAACCAGTCCACAAATATTTTTTATCGTGGTAAAATGGCCAAGAGCGGGATGACGAAAGCCGGCAGAAAATTACGCTGATATATCCCATTTCCTTAGTAATCGAATATTCGTTTCTCCAACACCATTTCTTTTCACAACTCCTGTCCACCGTCTCCTCTCCTTGTTCAATTACCCCTTACTTCCTTTACTTGccttacttgtactggcCCTCCCCTACTTGCTATTCCTCACTTATGGCACCGTTTTTCCCAAGGTCTAATTGCGCATTGCGTCAAGTCTGGccgtttgtttttttgttctttttttgccctttttttgttctctttttttaccctttttttgtgctcttttttttacccTTTTTTTACCCTTTTTTACCCTTTTTTTGTCCATTTAAAAACCTtctttttcattttttgcTTT from Yarrowia lipolytica chromosome 1D, complete sequence encodes:
- a CDS encoding uncharacterized protein (Compare to YALI0D18876g, similar to uniprot|P32467 Saccharomyces cerevisiae YHR092c HXT4 moderate to low-affinity glucose transporter P33.1.f24.1), with amino-acid sequence MFWKNMKNEPPQVLNWTLWLAVIVFGSLGSVRGLDEGLISGITSQASFESQFKLKDPLKSKSQQDDELSNITAMVQIGSVGGAMIAMLIQDKIGRIRSLQEMLILWTVGVIIEVTSYSQGQMLAGRLIAGLGIGQSVVIGPTYLAEVSPKNVRGLCTCIFSGSVYLGVMLEYFANYSTSMHMPATSRNQWVVPVSIQFIFAGLLFIGSFFVHESPRWLMKIGKDEEAIETLSKIRNLPADDLYVQGEIMDVREQIEREKQALSGTNIFSLMKELVSTKANRYRLFLGIMVQLLGQWSGANAVTVYSPKFFSMLGIPSKIDQMMYTAILGVIKLVSALSCALFLIDTIGRRRSLYTGICLQFVSMLYLGIYLAIVPAKTGVERTPSQRHAGAAAIAAIYLSGCGWALGWNSIQYLINAEIYTVRHRSLASGIIMTFHFANQYGNSKALPYMRAGITDHGTMFFFAGVLLLGFAWSWFFLPEVSGRSLESIDEMFSLPWYVIGRRGHKMIPETSATVHLRQEEDSESKKGGVVMVESC
- a CDS encoding uncharacterized protein (Compare to YALI0D18898g, similar to Saccharomyces cerevisiae PXL1 (YKR090W); ancestral locus Anc_5.691, some similarities with uniprot|P36166 Saccharomyces cerevisiae YKR090w related to chicken Lim protein kinase and Islet proteins); its protein translation is MKPLNVNTDFRDFQSRGYASSQYGGSSASSIHSSLTSPLSASSRSNFDNAFPKFVPGVQYKSVYERAGFEVNREGQQRAGYASSIKSGRSQRSQRSYKNGPYSHMNSSEVSILGLSEMEKRNQQQQQQQHPHHHHHQQQHQHLVGLGIDTTKPESPISPAAPVAPPMSLRRKQSMASGKPKVDHSEPVPDIDIHDSASYTAPRSNSNASDYLKNNGFKLDNSTISHTRGLSIETKGLNVEPKTSFGNMPGAKSFSDKTFGVSNLATPPSSAGEPSSDHPHHLQIPGYLPPNSPLPDRPLSSCSSIYSDSDDPVTRNSVMPNPPSRQLESQPQYSHSPLARVESSDNDMSRANDVHMSHASSDQGYTYSQTHASSSSRSSKDSIDSSLSNMSINTSATTPMDSCHSSSMSLMPVQEYQPDSTDTSFTFESKTSSSENGGKKKKRKTPCRGCNQMIVGKAVSAKDSLSGRWHRECFKCHGCDDDFPSTEGLEFYIHDDWPYCQQCYHHTNNSICSGCGQGIEGECLETTSGDAGLLLRYHTSCLVCATCGDSLCHDEYYTVDGVPLCDKHVGASQVVEKRQTRMMFM
- a CDS encoding uncharacterized protein (Compare to YALI0D26433g:3, Full length Line element, uniprot|Q8NIP4 Yarrowia lipolytica gag-like protein), which produces METAQAQASAGNSLGAPNPPPPDLSRGDGATSTETPNQTDIEKIQKNDKNDENNKKNDKNDKNDKKNDNNITLNAWKSKAEVKALLTSNPSTLKFNLNKERISEPLAAPNGRHTSGRFNVSYVASKENFFRRALDRSATPDWNLPISMFLEHLDNAAEVDEKDTISVLEGVIEKFDEIKGQVGLAEFDLSRHNLDIVPHLIDQINLEQDPEDCYQVGNGWHYLTSDALTDPHEQRMAVILETVSLIVEANTQDYRIMRKGSANPAGRRVLYYFNLPSYMKMERQTEDAFKIHLNAILNQFDVDIDQAIPGSSLLSGTLLMTSANHQNISGPVIAVRALLGSTLPQTIPDFFVNLDPTKARLTGSKLIKMHFANGDNICVKCKSTKHIREACPEKDMVTPKIFRTRAHQGTLPQRGKALASIHAPSTVEPPVQTRKFHHTPATHQWETVGTKSPRHRRTRDTSPQPTGQKPLRSYYNFEVLSDKTGEDTPEETEQTNQLPSTNQQHGTQNLPINIPASEEDTVPDDQETEQADVSMNGFDTQPDALAHPEVAPDVTQFLPPATPLNTEATNNGLPHDHTSPNTTNQTQPPPGSIHEGRPRGGHTTSSFSGEPSHTTLGKKHIAVFQTASSEVPVQILNPDRSENRLCWLPSQEVAKFIDGRCPTFLSTCHFKVFHDGATLSSVDEIVEPPNSPPNPPRVTTLHEVDTMLRPGQNQ